A genomic region of Notamacropus eugenii isolate mMacEug1 chromosome 3, mMacEug1.pri_v2, whole genome shotgun sequence contains the following coding sequences:
- the CPNE9 gene encoding copine-9, whose translation MSFTGASDRSVPATKIEITVSCRNLLDLDTFSKSDPMVVLFTQTRASQEWREFGRTEVIDNTLNPDFLRKFVLDYFFEEKQNLRFDVYNVDSKTNISKPDFLGQAFLALGEVIGGQGSRVERPLTGIPGKKCGTILLTAEELSNCRDIATMQLCANKLDKKDFFGKSDPFLVFYRSNEDGTFTICHKTEVVKNTLNPVWQPFTIPVRALCNGDYDRTVKIDVYDWDRDGSHDFIGEFTTSYRELTKAQSQFTVYEVLNPRKKCKKKKYVNSGTVTLLSFTVDSEFTFVDYIKGGTQLNFTVAIDFTASNGNPLQPTSLHYMSPYQLSAYAMALKAVGEIIQDYDSDKLFPAYGFGAKVPPEGRISHQFPLNNNSEDPNCAGIEGVLESYFQSLRTVQLYGPTYFAPVINQVARAAAKVSDGSQYYVLLIITDGVISDMTQTKEAIVSASSLPMSIIIVGVGPAMFEAMEELDGDDVRVSSRGRYAERDIVQFVPFRDYIDRSGNQVLSMARLAKDVLAEIPEQLLSYMRTHDIQPRPAPNANPSPTSLQP comes from the exons GAATCTGCTGGATCTCGACACCTTTTCCAAGTCAGACCCCA TGGTGGTGCTGTTCACTCAAACTAGAGCCAGCCAGGAGTGGCGGGAG TTCGGTCGGACCGAGGTAATCGACAACACGCTGAATCCGGACTTCCTACGCAAATTTGTGCTGGATTACTTTTTTGAGGAGAAACAGAACCTACGCTTTGACGT GTACAATGTGGACTCCAAAACCAACATCTCCAAACCG GATTTCTTGGGACAGGCATTCCTAGCACTGGGAGAAGTGATTGGAGGACAGGGCAGCCGTGTAGAACGACCACTCAC GGGCATCCCTGGGAAAAAGTGTGGAACCATTCTGCTGACTGCAGAGGAGCTCAGTAACTGCCGG GACATTGCCACAATGCAGCTCTGTGCCAACAAGCTGGACAAGAAGGATTTCTTTGGGAAGTCTGATCCTTTCCTTGTCTTCTACCGGAGCAATGAGGATGGCAC ATTCACCATTTGCCATAAGACTGAGGTAGTGAAGAACACACTGAATCCCGTGTGGCAACCCTTCACCATCCCTGTGCGGGCGCTATGCAATGGAGACTATGACAG GACCGTGAAGATTGATGTATATGATTGGGACCGGGATGGAAG CCATGACTTCATTGGGGAATTCACCACTAGTTACCGGGAGCTAACAAAGGCTCAAAGCCAGTTCACAGTGTATGAG GTTCTCAACCCTagaaagaaatgtaagaaaaagaaatatgtcaATTCAGGGACG gTGACACTGCTCTCTTTCACTGTGGATTCAGAATTCACTTTTGTTGATTATATCAAGGGCGG GACACAGCTCAATTTCACTGTGGCCATAGACTTCACAGCCTCCAATG GGAACCCACTGCAGCCCACATCTCTGCACTACATGAGCCCCTACCAACTCAGTGCTTATGCCATGGCACTCAAGGCTGTGGGAGAAATCATCCAGGACTACGACAGTGACAAGCTCTTCCCTGCTTATGGTTTTGGAGCCAAGGTGCCCCCCGAGGGACGCATCTCCCACCAGTTCCCTCTG AACAACAACTCTGAGGACCCAAACTGCGCGGGCATTGAGGGTGTCCTGGAGAGTTACTTCCAGAGTCTTCGGACTGTCCAGCTCTACGGTCCCACCTACTTTGCCCCAGTTATTAACCAGGTGGCCCG GGCTGCGGCTAAGGTCTCTGATGGCTCCCAGTACTACGTGCTGCTCATCATCACAGATGGGGTGATCTCAGACATGACGCAGACCAAGGAGGCCATTGTCAGT GCCTCCTCGCTGCCCATGTCCATCATCATTGTTGGGGTGGGGCCAGCCATGTTTGAAG CGATGGAAGAACTTGACGGAGATGATGTGCGTGTGTCCTCTCGTGGGCGCTATGCAGAGAGGGACATTGTACAG TTCGTCCCATTCCGAGACTACATTGACCGCTCTGGGAACCAGGTGCTGAGCATGGCAAGACTGGCAAAAGACGTGCTGGCTGAGATCCCGGAACAGCTGCTGTCCTACATGCGCACCCATGATATCCAGCCTCGGCCTGCCCCCAATGCCAACCCCAGCCCCACCTCCTTACAGCCCTGA